Proteins encoded by one window of Synechococcus sp. MVIR-18-1:
- a CDS encoding DUF3104 domain-containing protein, with amino-acid sequence MGQVIWFEGGARDPRVNTMFQIANVDNAEIAWVEGDTVTHGIP; translated from the coding sequence ATGGGGCAGGTCATCTGGTTTGAAGGCGGAGCGAGAGACCCGAGGGTGAACACCATGTTCCAGATCGCCAACGTTGACAACGCAGAAATCGCCTGGGTAGAAGGCGATACAGTTACTCACGGAATCCCATAA
- a CDS encoding phycobilisome rod-core linker polypeptide, translating into MTIPSKSFTLSTQNSRVKAVSNQNIEIALEDESEKAIKSCYQQVFFHLLESDREVYLESQLRNNSITIRDFIRGLFLSDRFRRGYIECNNNYRLAEQVIARALGRKAYNGAECLALSIIIGEKGFEYFIDYVLDSDEYMNRFGYDIPPSEVSRILPGREKGSIPLYQQYPRYGAEWQRKLTSSKLMMSISDHLLFSNKTSIEKLLYDKPTGRALTLWILTLTTSIGISIWIVLAIFKSTFTIN; encoded by the coding sequence ATGACAATTCCCTCAAAGAGTTTCACTCTCTCAACCCAAAATTCGAGGGTGAAGGCAGTCAGCAATCAAAACATAGAAATCGCCCTAGAGGATGAATCAGAAAAAGCAATAAAGAGCTGCTATCAACAAGTATTTTTTCACCTGTTGGAAAGCGATAGGGAAGTTTATCTTGAATCACAACTTCGCAATAATTCGATCACTATACGGGATTTTATTCGAGGACTCTTTTTGTCTGATCGATTTCGACGCGGTTATATCGAATGCAACAACAACTATCGATTGGCAGAACAAGTAATAGCCAGAGCTCTTGGGAGAAAAGCATACAATGGAGCAGAATGTTTAGCACTATCGATAATCATTGGGGAAAAGGGGTTTGAATATTTTATAGACTATGTGCTAGATAGTGACGAGTACATGAATCGATTTGGATACGATATACCTCCAAGCGAGGTCTCTAGAATTCTTCCAGGACGTGAAAAAGGCTCAATCCCCTTATATCAACAATATCCAAGATACGGCGCTGAGTGGCAGAGAAAACTGACATCAAGCAAGTTAATGATGTCAATTTCTGACCATTTACTCTTCAGCAATAAGACATCAATTGAAAAGCTACTTTATGACAAGCCAACAGGTAGAGCTCTAACATTATGGATCCTTACACTCACGACATCCATAGGAATTTCGATCTGGATAGTCTTAGCAATTTTCAAATCAACGTTCACAATCAACTAA
- a CDS encoding site-specific integrase: MGDVCRKWGRAAGFHDHPNQLFHSHATQAIRRGVDVFTLQVRLGHSSSATTDHYVAAYPRGSSLLRLG; encoded by the coding sequence ATTGGGGATGTCTGCAGAAAATGGGGGCGAGCCGCTGGATTCCATGATCATCCAAATCAGTTGTTTCATAGCCATGCAACGCAGGCGATTCGCCGCGGAGTAGATGTTTTCACGCTTCAGGTACGGCTCGGCCACTCATCAAGTGCAACCACTGATCATTACGTGGCTGCTTACCCTCGGGGCAGCAGTTTACTTCGACTTGGGTGA
- the psbA gene encoding photosystem II q(b) protein: MTTTIQQRSGANGWQQFCEWVTSTNNRLYVGWFGVLMIPTLLAATTCFIVAFIAAPPVDIDGIREPVAGSLMYGNNIISGAVVPSSNAIGLHFYPIWEAASLDEWLYNGGPFQLVVFHFLIGIYAYMGREWELSYRLGMRPWICVAYSAPVAAASAVFLVYPFGQGSFSDAMPLGISGTFNYMLVFQAEHNILMHPFHMLGVAGVFGGSLFSAMHGSLVTSSLVRETTETESQNYGYKFGQEEETYNIVAAHGYFGRLIFQYASFNNSRSLHFFLAAWPVVGIWFTALGVSTMAFNLNGFNFNQSILDGQGRVLNTWADVLNRAGLGMEVMHERNAHNFPLDLAAAESTPVALQAPAIG, encoded by the coding sequence ATGACTACCACCATCCAGCAGCGCTCCGGCGCTAACGGCTGGCAGCAGTTCTGTGAGTGGGTCACCTCCACCAACAACCGTCTTTATGTCGGTTGGTTCGGTGTGTTGATGATCCCCACACTGCTTGCCGCTACCACTTGCTTCATCGTTGCTTTTATCGCCGCTCCTCCGGTTGATATCGACGGCATCCGCGAGCCTGTTGCAGGTTCACTGATGTATGGCAACAACATCATCTCTGGTGCTGTTGTTCCTTCCAGCAACGCCATTGGCTTGCACTTCTACCCAATCTGGGAAGCTGCCTCACTCGACGAGTGGCTCTACAACGGCGGTCCTTTCCAACTGGTTGTCTTCCACTTCCTGATCGGCATCTACGCCTATATGGGACGTGAGTGGGAACTTTCCTACCGCTTGGGCATGCGCCCTTGGATCTGTGTTGCATACAGCGCACCTGTTGCTGCTGCATCTGCAGTGTTCCTGGTCTACCCCTTCGGTCAGGGTTCTTTCTCTGACGCCATGCCTTTGGGCATCTCTGGAACCTTCAACTACATGTTGGTCTTCCAGGCTGAGCACAACATCCTGATGCACCCCTTCCACATGCTTGGAGTGGCTGGTGTCTTCGGTGGTTCACTGTTCTCCGCCATGCACGGTTCATTGGTGACCTCATCCTTGGTTCGTGAAACAACCGAGACCGAGTCCCAGAACTACGGCTATAAGTTCGGCCAAGAAGAAGAGACGTACAACATCGTGGCTGCTCACGGCTACTTCGGTCGCCTGATCTTCCAATACGCCTCGTTCAACAACAGCCGTAGCCTTCACTTCTTCCTTGCAGCCTGGCCTGTGGTCGGCATCTGGTTCACCGCCCTTGGCGTGTCAACCATGGCCTTCAACTTGAACGGCTTCAACTTCAACCAGTCAATCCTTGATGGTCAGGGCCGCGTCCTGAACACCTGGGCCGACGTTCTTAACAGAGCTGGACTTGGTATGGAAGTGATGCACGAGCGCAACGCTCATAACTTCCCCCTCGACCTGGCAGCTGCTGAGTCCACACCTGTGGCACTTCAAGCACCTGCAATCGGTTGA